The sequence below is a genomic window from Tenacibaculum tangerinum.
ACTTGAAAGTCCGAAATATAGCCCATGCTAAAAATGCAGGTGTGCTTGCCAACAAAGGATTGCTAACTGCTGTGAAACTGATGGCTGAAAAAATTTCGGACGCCAATAAAATGACCATTCATGTGCACGACTTCGGACTGGATAAAAGGCTAGAAAATAATATGGAAATTACAGTATTTCGAATTATTCAAGAACTCGTTACCAATATCATCAAACATGCTGAGGCTACCGAAGCGACTATCAATATTGCTTTGTACGACCACAACTTAAATATCATTGTAGAAGATAATGGAAATGGGTTCGATCCACAAGAAATAAGATTAGAAGATGGTATAGGACTCGGTTCCATAGAAAAAAGAATTGCACACCTCAACGGAAATTTAGAAATTGACTCAACCCTTGGGAAGGGAACGACCATCATTATGGATATTCCCATAACCTAAACAATACCTAGTGTTAGGTATAGATTTCCTTATCGCATTTAGTATCTTTGATAAAACTGGTAGTATTATGATAACAATCGCCATGGCAGAAGACCATCAAATTTTAATTGATGGCGTTACTTCTTTTTTTGAGTATGATGAAGATATCAATATTATTGGTACCGTAAATAACGGAGAAGACTTACTAAAGCTCGTCCGTTTAAAACAACCCAAATTGGTCATTACCGATATTCGAATGCCTAAAATGGATGGTATTCAAGCTACGAAACATATTAAATCGGAGTTTCCGCATATAAAAGTCTTGGCCTTAACCATGTTCGACCAACCCGAAGCAATTAAGCAAATGTTAGATGCTGGCGCTTCTGGCTATTTGTTAAAAAATTCTGGTATTAAAATGCTATCGAAAGCCATTATAGCTGTTGCCAATGGCGATACTTTTTTCGACCCTAACGTCGCTTTTAATTTTATGAATGATTACCTAGATGAAAATGTGACTATAGGAAAGGCGGAAAAAGTAATCTTATCGAATCGGGAAAAAGAAATCTTACAACTCATCGCCAACGGAAATACCTCTAAAGAAATTGCCGACACCTTATTTATTGCTAAAACAACGGTAGACACCCACCGAAAAAACATGATTCGCAAATTGAATTTATCGAACGGTAATGAACTGGTGAAATATGCCGTAGAAAAGAAATATGATTTTTAGTGCGTACGCTCACACTTCGCCATCACTTGGTTTTGCTGAATAACAACTGGATACTGTTATTACGAACGTTATAGAGGAATCTTAAACAAAGAAGTTATAGATATCATCTAGAGTCACAAATACTCAATGATAAAATTTATCACACTTCGCTACCGTCATTACTAAAGAAAAACGACGGAAGTAATCTGTTTATTTCTAACTATACATATAAAGATTGCTTCGTTACCACTCGCAATGACGATTTTCGCAATAATCACTCCTTGCTACCGTCATTACCAAGGAGAAACGACGGAAGTAATCTGTTTATTTCTAACTATACATATAAAGATGGCATAGTTAACACTCGCAATAACGACTTTCGAAATCACTACTCCTCGCTACCATCATTACCAAGGAGGAACGACGGAAGTAATCCGTTTATTTCTAACTATACATATAAAGATTGCTTCGTTACCAATCGCAATGACGATTTTCGGAATCACCTCTCCTCGCTACCGTCATTACAAAGAAGGAACGACTGAAGTAATCTGTTTATTTATAACTATACATATAAAGATGGCATCGTTACCACTCGCAATTACGTCTTTCGCTCATTTCGACTACGCTCAATGAACATCATGCAATTAAGTTGTCGAGTATTAGAAAGCTAGAGAGGAATCTCACCCCCTAGAGTTAGAAACATTATTGTAAGTAGTTAATGTACGAATGTAAGATTTAGCTCCGCTGAATCTCAGGTATACTCGTATCTCATAGTGTTGAGGCTAATTAAAAGAATTCCTTATAAAATTACCTATTCGTAGGGAAGCTATTGCCTTCTTTTTCATCCTAATTTTGAAGTAATCAATAACCGAAAAACTTTTAAATTATGAGACATTTATTTAAAATATATCTATTGTTTATAGTTTCTATCTCTATATCCGCTCAAGAAAGTGAAGAAGCAAAAGTTGTCTTAGGTAACTATATTTTTACTTCCTCTTTTCAAACCAATGAAGAAACTAATTTTTATGGTAAGCCCATCAATAACCAAACTACAATTCACGAAGCAGGAAGTATAGTGAATGTACTTGAGAACAAAGGAGATTCTGTAATTGTTCAGTATTATAGAAAGAGAAAAATTTCCAATCCAAACGAAACTCAAAAAAATGAGGCAAACACTTTTAACATGATATATTATAAAGATGCTAATACCTTAAAATATTATAAAATAAAGAAAGAAGATTTTATAAAAGTGGCGTCACCATACTATGCTTGGTATAAAGGGGCTACTGCTGGTATTTACTCTGTTCCTTTCAAGTTAAGATTTAACAATTTTGACTTTGAGCAAAACCTAAATATAGGAATGAGCATAGGTGTACAATATAGAATCAATAAAAAAATCGATGATCGATGGATTATAGAACCGAATGTTGGTATTGGTTTAGCCAAAATAAATCTCAACTCTAAAAATAGCAGTGTAGATAACGAGCGAACCGCCAGTGCTTTTTCCATCTCAACAGGACTCATTTTAAGATTTAATACAGCAATAAATGCAGGAGTTTTTGTTGGTTGGGATTTATTATCAAATTCAGACTCAGATGCTAACTGGATTCACGATAAAAAACCATGGTTAGGGTTAGGTATTAATATCGGTTTTAATATTTCAGAGGGTAAAAAATCTAAAGAGAAAAACTAAGAGTCTTTTTCTTCCCGATGCACCAATTCCATAGAAAAAGCAGGCAAGCAAATGGCTAAATACTCACAAGGTTCGGTAAATGGGTTGGAATATTGAACACGAACATTTTTCTCAATTTTAATCGATTGTCCTGCTTCCAAGACCACAATGTCACCGTCAATATTGAATTGCTTTTTTCCTTTGATAATGTAGGTGTATTCTTCAAATTCAGGAGTTTGAAAAGGTTCACTCCACCCTGCGGGTGCTATCATGTGGGCTATACTTATGTTAGAGTTTCCATCGGTAGCATTGCCAACATGCTCTTCAATTAATTTTCCGTCAGTAGTGGGTACTACAAACGGACTTTTTTGAATGGTGTATTTTGTTTTCATAGAAAATTAACTAAACTACCCCGATGCAAGCATACTGGGTATTTCATAAAATTATTTAGAACTTCGAGGCACGCTTATAAAAATTTAATCTTTAGCGATAGACCTGCGATTAAAAAAGCCGAAACAATCGTTTCGGCTTCGTATATTTTAGTTAAACCAAATGGTAAATGATTTGATTTTGGCTAAATCTGGAATTTGTTCTACGGTTACTTTTTGAGTGCTGAAGTCTTTAAGACCTAAATCTTCATTATCAATCGTAATGGTAGCGTTCAAATCATCAATAAACAAGGTTGCCGACGAAAATGACGATTCTACCTTGTTAATTTTCATATTCGCATTAATTTCTTGAAAGGTAGATTGTATGTTAATTCCTGATTCTGTTTTAAAACGCTCGTCAAAAATTTCAATACTTTTAATCGTTGAAGTAGAGTCTAACTGCTCTTTAGGAGTAATGGTTAGCAAATGCTTTC
It includes:
- a CDS encoding response regulator transcription factor; its protein translation is MITIAMAEDHQILIDGVTSFFEYDEDINIIGTVNNGEDLLKLVRLKQPKLVITDIRMPKMDGIQATKHIKSEFPHIKVLALTMFDQPEAIKQMLDAGASGYLLKNSGIKMLSKAIIAVANGDTFFDPNVAFNFMNDYLDENVTIGKAEKVILSNREKEILQLIANGNTSKEIADTLFIAKTTVDTHRKNMIRKLNLSNGNELVKYAVEKKYDF
- a CDS encoding cupin domain-containing protein: MKTKYTIQKSPFVVPTTDGKLIEEHVGNATDGNSNISIAHMIAPAGWSEPFQTPEFEEYTYIIKGKKQFNIDGDIVVLEAGQSIKIEKNVRVQYSNPFTEPCEYLAICLPAFSMELVHREEKDS